Proteins from a single region of Pseudomonas quebecensis:
- a CDS encoding ABC transporter substrate-binding protein codes for MKMLPLQAAVAAALLSVAIGVSAKPLVVCTEASPEGFDPVLYTTAVTADAAAETMFNRLVDFKPGTTEVVPALAKSWEISDDGLTYTFHLRDDIKFHTTDYFKPTRNLNADDVLWSFHRQMDPKHPWHNKSATGFPYFESMGFKELLKSVEKTDDHTVVFTLTRPEAPFLADVAMPFTAIHSAEYADKLLAAGKTDELNSKPIGTGPFIFNRYAKDAQVRFKANPEYFRGKPPADPLILAITTDNNVRLQKLKANECQIALYPKPDDVPSVKADPNLKVAELAAMTTAYTALNTTHKYMSDARVRQAINIAFDKKGYNESLYGKGNAIDATGPYPPTLLGFNDKLKNPERDLDKARALLKEAGVPEGTEFTLFTRNGGGPTNPNPMLGAQRMQADLAQIGLKVNIKVMEWGEMLKRAKAGEHDMVSAGWAGDNGDPDNFLTPNLSCDAAKNGENYARWCNKEFQALIDKARADAEPTERAALYEQALDVFEKDQPWIPMAYPKMFTAMRKNVEGFTQSPLTTNNFATTQVK; via the coding sequence ATGAAAATGCTCCCGCTACAAGCTGCCGTTGCCGCCGCGCTGTTAAGCGTGGCCATCGGTGTATCGGCCAAACCCCTGGTGGTCTGCACCGAAGCCAGCCCGGAGGGTTTTGACCCGGTCCTGTACACCACCGCCGTCACCGCTGACGCTGCGGCCGAAACCATGTTCAACCGTCTGGTGGACTTCAAGCCCGGTACTACCGAAGTGGTGCCTGCACTGGCCAAATCCTGGGAAATCAGTGACGACGGCCTGACCTACACCTTCCACTTGCGCGACGACATCAAGTTCCATACCACCGACTACTTCAAACCCACGCGCAACCTGAATGCCGACGACGTACTGTGGAGCTTCCATCGCCAGATGGACCCGAAACACCCTTGGCATAACAAGTCCGCCACCGGGTTCCCCTATTTTGAAAGCATGGGCTTCAAGGAACTGCTCAAAAGCGTCGAGAAGACGGACGACCACACTGTGGTCTTCACGCTGACTCGTCCTGAAGCGCCGTTCCTGGCCGATGTCGCAATGCCCTTTACCGCTATCCACTCCGCCGAATACGCCGACAAACTGCTGGCCGCCGGCAAGACCGATGAGCTGAACAGCAAGCCGATCGGCACCGGCCCGTTCATCTTCAACCGCTACGCCAAGGACGCCCAGGTGCGCTTCAAGGCCAACCCGGAATACTTCCGTGGCAAACCACCGGCCGATCCGCTGATCCTGGCGATTACCACCGACAACAACGTGCGCCTGCAAAAACTCAAGGCCAATGAGTGTCAGATCGCGCTGTATCCCAAGCCCGATGACGTGCCGAGCGTGAAGGCCGACCCGAACCTGAAAGTGGCGGAACTGGCGGCGATGACCACCGCGTACACCGCCCTGAACACCACCCACAAGTACATGAGCGACGCGCGGGTGCGCCAAGCGATCAACATCGCGTTCGACAAGAAAGGCTACAACGAATCCCTGTATGGCAAAGGCAACGCCATCGACGCCACCGGCCCGTACCCGCCGACCCTGCTGGGCTTCAACGATAAGCTGAAGAACCCTGAGCGCGACCTGGACAAGGCCCGCGCCCTGCTCAAGGAAGCCGGCGTGCCGGAAGGCACCGAGTTCACCTTGTTCACCCGTAACGGCGGCGGCCCGACCAACCCCAACCCGATGCTCGGCGCCCAGCGCATGCAGGCGGACCTGGCGCAGATCGGCCTGAAAGTGAACATTAAAGTCATGGAATGGGGCGAGATGCTCAAGCGCGCCAAGGCCGGCGAGCACGATATGGTGTCCGCGGGCTGGGCCGGCGATAACGGTGACCCGGATAACTTCCTCACGCCAAACCTGAGTTGCGATGCAGCGAAAAACGGCGAAAACTACGCCCGCTGGTGTAACAAAGAGTTTCAGGCTTTGATCGACAAGGCCCGCGCTGACGCTGAACCCACTGAGCGCGCCGCACTCTATGAACAAGCCCTGGATGTTTTCGAGAAAGACCAGCCGTGGATTCCAATGGCCTATCCGAAAATGTTTACCGCCATGCGTAAAAACGTCGAAGGCTTTACCCAAAGCCCTCTGACCACTAATAACTTCGCCACCACCCAGGTGAAGTAA
- a CDS encoding OprD family outer membrane porin, translating into MKLSSKALLALAISSITATAYAEPASQDFVPTTLAGTSAQSEAKGFIEDFTLGGTTRNWYSHESKYRGGTFSYQKHGETRTDRNRTNWVQGTILNASSGFTQGTVGVKTEVAVYNALVLDRSKRDIKGGSNRTLADSNGDAVDQWSKLGLANVQFRVSNTTLTAGRQNFSSGIVDTIGNRALPSSFEGVSFNSEEFSNLSFQGGVFDRVSPRTEQSLSKFRSEYGNGVETDKVSTLGVNYQPLKSLKTSFFAANVKDFWNQYYFGATHELGDAQQLGLTTGFNYYKTVDEGKKEMGEIDNDTFSLSLGLTHQAHSLTFAYQQVNGNEYFDYLHETNGIYLANSLTSDFNGPNEKSFQIAYAINMAEYGVPGLKFNAYSARGWDIDGTHYTGNNGRAKFAYDGIQSQDGEKHQEYGVGASYALQSGPLKATTVRATYVEHRGSEFQSDGSIKEFRLVTTIPFNIL; encoded by the coding sequence ATGAAACTGAGCAGCAAAGCGCTTCTGGCCCTGGCCATCAGCAGCATCACGGCCACCGCCTACGCAGAACCGGCCAGCCAGGACTTCGTTCCGACGACATTGGCAGGCACCAGTGCGCAAAGCGAAGCCAAGGGTTTTATCGAAGATTTCACTCTGGGCGGCACCACGCGTAACTGGTATTCCCACGAAAGCAAATACCGTGGCGGCACCTTTTCCTACCAGAAGCACGGCGAAACCCGCACCGACCGTAACCGTACCAACTGGGTGCAGGGCACTATCCTTAACGCCAGCTCGGGGTTCACCCAGGGCACTGTCGGTGTCAAGACTGAAGTAGCGGTTTACAACGCGCTGGTCCTGGACCGCAGCAAGCGTGACATCAAAGGCGGCTCCAACCGCACCCTGGCCGACTCCAACGGCGACGCCGTCGACCAATGGAGCAAACTGGGCCTGGCCAACGTGCAGTTCCGCGTATCCAACACCACGTTGACCGCCGGTCGCCAGAATTTCAGCAGCGGCATCGTCGACACCATCGGCAACCGTGCACTGCCTTCAAGCTTTGAAGGTGTGAGCTTCAACAGCGAAGAATTCAGCAACCTGTCGTTCCAGGGCGGCGTGTTTGACCGCGTTTCGCCACGTACCGAGCAGAGCCTGTCGAAATTCCGCAGCGAATACGGCAATGGCGTTGAGACCGACAAAGTCTCCACTCTGGGCGTGAACTATCAGCCGCTGAAAAGCCTGAAAACCAGCTTCTTTGCCGCCAACGTGAAGGACTTCTGGAACCAGTACTACTTCGGCGCTACCCACGAACTGGGCGACGCTCAACAACTGGGGCTGACCACCGGTTTCAACTACTACAAGACGGTCGATGAAGGCAAAAAAGAGATGGGGGAAATCGACAACGATACCTTCTCCCTGTCCCTGGGACTGACTCACCAGGCACACAGCCTGACCTTCGCTTACCAGCAAGTGAACGGTAACGAGTACTTCGACTACCTGCACGAAACCAACGGCATCTACCTGGCCAACTCCCTGACCTCGGACTTCAACGGCCCGAACGAGAAGTCCTTCCAGATCGCCTACGCCATCAACATGGCCGAATACGGCGTGCCAGGCTTGAAGTTCAACGCCTACTCGGCCCGCGGCTGGGACATCGACGGCACCCACTACACCGGCAACAATGGCCGGGCCAAGTTCGCCTACGACGGCATCCAGTCTCAAGACGGCGAGAAGCATCAGGAATACGGTGTAGGCGCCTCTTACGCCCTGCAAAGCGGTCCGCTCAAAGCCACGACCGTGCGCGCGACGTATGTTGAGCACCGTGGCAGCGAGTTCCAGTCCGACGGCAGCATCAAAGAATTCCGTCTGGTCACCACCATCCCATTCAACATTCTTTAA
- a CDS encoding glycine betaine ABC transporter substrate-binding protein, translating into MKKLTLILSCILLCAGFAQAAEKPVIRIGARVFTEQTLLAEITSQYLNTKGYDARVTGGLGSNLARSAQESGQLDLIWEYTGVSLVAYNHIDEKLDSEQSYARVKELDAKKGLVWLSPSRFSNTYALALPQKVAQEHPEINSISDLTKAMAENTREHRLVALDTEFANRSDGLAGMVKLYEMNLTRKNTRQMDAGLVYTALRNGQVFAGLVYTTDGRLNAFKLKLLADDKHYFPDYTAAPVVRQAYLDAHPQLAADLKPLAALFDDETMRQLNARVDVDHESPSAVAADFLRQHPIN; encoded by the coding sequence ATGAAAAAGCTGACACTGATACTGAGCTGCATCCTGCTGTGCGCAGGGTTTGCGCAAGCCGCCGAAAAACCGGTGATCCGTATCGGCGCGCGGGTGTTCACCGAACAGACCCTGCTCGCCGAAATCACCTCCCAATACCTCAACACCAAAGGCTATGACGCCCGCGTCACCGGCGGCCTGGGCAGCAATCTGGCGCGCAGCGCCCAGGAAAGCGGGCAGTTGGACCTGATCTGGGAATACACCGGTGTGTCGCTGGTGGCCTACAACCATATCGACGAGAAACTCGACAGCGAACAGTCCTACGCTCGGGTCAAGGAACTCGACGCGAAAAAAGGCCTGGTCTGGCTGTCGCCTTCGCGCTTCAGCAATACCTACGCCCTGGCGCTGCCGCAGAAGGTCGCGCAGGAACATCCCGAGATCAACAGCATCAGCGACCTCACCAAGGCGATGGCGGAAAACACCCGGGAACATCGCCTGGTCGCGCTGGACACCGAGTTCGCCAACCGCTCCGACGGTCTGGCCGGCATGGTCAAACTGTATGAGATGAACCTGACCCGCAAGAACACCCGGCAGATGGACGCAGGCCTGGTCTACACCGCGCTGCGTAATGGCCAGGTGTTCGCCGGCCTGGTCTACACCACCGACGGGCGCCTGAACGCCTTCAAATTAAAACTGCTGGCGGACGACAAGCACTACTTCCCGGACTACACCGCCGCACCGGTGGTACGCCAAGCCTACCTGGACGCGCACCCGCAACTGGCCGCCGACCTCAAGCCGCTGGCCGCGCTGTTCGACGACGAAACCATGCGTCAACTCAATGCTCGCGTCGACGTCGACCACGAAAGCCCGTCCGCCGTGGCCGCCGACTTCCTGCGCCAGCATCCGATCAACTAA
- a CDS encoding ABC transporter permease: protein MEFLNAFSHLDWAQVLHLTWQHITLVGIAVVLAIVVGVPLGVLMTRFPTLAGPLQASATVLLTVPSIALFGLLLPFYSKFGQGLGPMPAITAVFLYSLLPIMRNTYLALTGVEPGIREAAKGIGMTFGQRLRMVELPIAVPVILAGVRTAVVMNIGVMTIAATIGAGGLGVLILASISRSDMSMLIVGAVLVSLLAIFADLLLQWLQRSLTPKGLLK from the coding sequence ATGGAATTCCTGAACGCCTTTTCCCATCTTGATTGGGCCCAAGTCCTGCACCTGACCTGGCAGCACATCACCCTGGTTGGCATCGCAGTCGTTCTGGCAATCGTCGTCGGCGTGCCCCTGGGCGTGCTGATGACGCGCTTCCCGACGCTTGCCGGCCCGCTGCAGGCCAGCGCCACGGTGTTGCTGACCGTGCCGTCCATCGCCCTGTTCGGCCTGCTGCTGCCGTTCTACTCCAAGTTCGGTCAGGGCCTGGGGCCGATGCCGGCAATCACCGCCGTGTTCCTCTACTCCTTGTTGCCGATCATGCGTAACACCTACCTGGCCCTTACCGGCGTGGAACCGGGCATTCGCGAAGCCGCCAAAGGCATCGGCATGACCTTCGGCCAGCGCCTGCGCATGGTCGAGTTGCCGATCGCGGTGCCGGTGATTCTGGCCGGGGTGCGCACCGCGGTGGTGATGAACATCGGTGTGATGACCATCGCCGCCACCATCGGCGCCGGTGGCCTGGGTGTACTGATTCTGGCCTCCATCAGCCGCAGCGACATGTCGATGCTGATCGTCGGCGCCGTGCTGGTCAGCCTGCTGGCCATCTTCGCCGACCTGCTTCTGCAATGGCTGCAACGCTCGCTGACTCCAAAAGGACTACTCAAATGA
- a CDS encoding ABC transporter permease: protein MCSSTEEKRSPPVAIRYGKGLIGGAVVVALLALLIHWIGINTIELYRDDLLFYLQAHLVLVLVSMLAALVVGIPAGILLSRPHMVGRAERFMQIFNIGNTVPPLAVLAIALGVLGIGSGPAIFALFLASLLPIVRNTYEGLKNVQGSLKEAATGIGMTPRQVLFRVELPNAVPIIIGGVRVALAINVGTAPLAFLIGANSLGSLIFPGIALNNQPQLLLGAACTALLALLLDGLVTMASRLWLERGLRPS, encoded by the coding sequence ATGTGTTCGTCGACAGAAGAAAAAAGGAGTCCGCCTGTGGCTATTCGCTATGGCAAAGGGCTGATAGGAGGTGCGGTTGTCGTCGCGCTCCTGGCCCTGCTGATCCACTGGATCGGCATCAACACGATCGAGTTGTACCGCGACGATTTGTTGTTTTACCTGCAAGCTCACTTAGTTCTCGTTCTAGTCTCCATGCTGGCGGCCCTCGTTGTGGGCATCCCCGCCGGTATCCTGCTCAGTCGACCGCATATGGTCGGGCGCGCAGAACGCTTCATGCAGATCTTCAACATCGGCAACACCGTCCCTCCCCTGGCCGTACTGGCCATCGCCCTCGGCGTCCTCGGCATCGGCAGCGGCCCGGCTATCTTCGCGCTGTTCCTCGCCTCCCTCCTGCCCATCGTGCGCAACACTTACGAAGGCCTGAAAAACGTTCAAGGCTCGCTCAAGGAAGCCGCCACCGGCATCGGCATGACCCCGCGCCAGGTGTTGTTTCGCGTGGAGTTGCCCAACGCCGTGCCGATCATCATCGGCGGCGTGCGCGTCGCGCTGGCGATCAATGTGGGCACCGCGCCCCTGGCGTTTCTGATCGGCGCCAACAGCCTGGGCAGCCTGATCTTTCCCGGCATCGCCCTGAACAACCAGCCGCAACTGCTGCTCGGCGCTGCGTGCACCGCGTTGCTGGCCTTGTTGCTGGACGGTCTGGTGACCATGGCCAGCCGCCTCTGGCTGGAACGCGGGTTGCGTCCGTCTTGA
- a CDS encoding peptide ABC transporter ATP-binding protein produces the protein MAVVLTARDLTRHYEVSRGLFKGHATVRALNGVSFELEAGKTLAVVGESGCGKSTLARALTLIEEPSSGSLKIAGQEVAGADKAQRKQLRKDVQMVFQSPYASLNPRQKVGDQLGEPLLINTNLSAAERREKVQAMMKQVGLRPEHYQRYPHMFSGGQRQRIALARAMMLQPKVLVADEPTSALDVSIQAQVLNLFMDLQQEFNTAYVFISHNLAVVQHVADDVMVMYLGRPVEVGPKEDIYARPLHPYTQALLSATPTIHPDPNKPKIKIVGELPNPLNPPPGCAFHKRCPYATERCSTEEPQLRPLDNRQVACHYAEQFVA, from the coding sequence ATGGCCGTCGTTCTTACTGCCCGCGACCTGACCCGTCACTACGAAGTGTCCCGTGGCCTGTTCAAGGGCCACGCCACCGTGCGGGCCCTCAATGGTGTGTCGTTCGAACTGGAAGCCGGCAAGACCCTCGCCGTGGTCGGCGAGTCGGGTTGCGGCAAGTCCACCCTCGCCCGCGCACTCACGCTGATTGAAGAGCCGTCGTCGGGCTCGCTGAAAATCGCCGGCCAGGAAGTCGCCGGTGCCGACAAGGCCCAACGCAAGCAATTGCGCAAAGACGTGCAGATGGTGTTCCAGAGCCCGTATGCCTCGCTGAACCCACGGCAGAAAGTCGGCGACCAACTGGGCGAGCCGCTGCTGATCAACACCAACCTGTCCGCCGCTGAACGCCGCGAGAAAGTGCAGGCGATGATGAAGCAAGTGGGCCTGCGCCCCGAGCATTATCAGCGCTACCCGCACATGTTCTCCGGTGGCCAGCGCCAGCGCATCGCCCTGGCCCGCGCCATGATGCTGCAACCCAAAGTGCTGGTGGCGGATGAACCTACCTCCGCACTGGACGTATCGATCCAGGCCCAGGTGCTCAACCTGTTCATGGACCTGCAGCAGGAGTTCAACACCGCCTACGTGTTCATCTCCCACAACCTGGCGGTGGTGCAGCACGTCGCCGATGACGTGATGGTGATGTACCTCGGTCGCCCGGTGGAAGTCGGCCCCAAGGAAGACATCTACGCACGTCCCCTGCACCCGTACACTCAGGCGCTGCTGTCGGCCACGCCGACCATTCATCCGGATCCGAACAAACCGAAGATCAAAATCGTCGGCGAGTTGCCCAACCCCTTGAACCCGCCGCCGGGTTGCGCGTTCCACAAGCGCTGCCCGTACGCCACCGAGCGCTGCAGCACCGAGGAGCCGCAATTGCGGCCGTTGGATAACCGTCAGGTGGCTTGCCACTATGCGGAGCAGTTCGTCGCCTGA
- a CDS encoding ABC transporter ATP-binding protein — protein MSLLEIKNLNVRFGDATAVPVVDGLDLSVDKGEVLAIVGESGSGKSVTMMALMGLIEHPGIVTADALTFDGKDMLKLSNRQRRQIVGKDLAMVFQDPMTALNPSYTVGFQIEEVLRLHLKMSGKQARKRAIELLEKVEIPGAASRMDAYPHQLSGGMSQRVAIAMAIAGEPKLLIADEPTTALDVTIQAQIMDLLLALQKEQNMGLVLITHDLAVVAETAQRVCVMYAGQAVEVGQVPQLFDIPAHPYSEALLKAIPEHSLGATRLATLPGIVPGRYDRPQGCLLSPRCPYVQETCRAQRPGLDPKTNSLARCFYPLNQEVA, from the coding sequence ATGTCACTGTTAGAAATCAAGAATCTCAACGTACGCTTCGGCGACGCAACCGCCGTGCCGGTGGTCGACGGCCTCGACCTGTCCGTGGACAAAGGCGAAGTACTGGCCATCGTGGGCGAGTCGGGTTCGGGTAAATCCGTGACCATGATGGCGCTGATGGGCCTGATCGAGCACCCCGGTATCGTCACCGCCGATGCGCTGACCTTCGACGGCAAGGACATGCTCAAGCTGAGCAACCGTCAACGTCGCCAGATCGTCGGCAAAGACCTGGCGATGGTGTTCCAGGACCCGATGACCGCGCTCAACCCCAGCTACACCGTGGGTTTCCAGATCGAAGAAGTGCTGCGCCTGCACCTGAAAATGTCCGGCAAACAGGCACGCAAACGCGCGATCGAATTGTTGGAAAAAGTTGAGATCCCAGGCGCCGCCAGCCGTATGGACGCCTATCCGCACCAACTGTCCGGCGGTATGAGCCAGCGCGTGGCCATCGCCATGGCAATTGCCGGCGAGCCGAAACTGCTGATCGCCGACGAACCGACCACCGCGTTGGACGTGACCATCCAGGCGCAGATCATGGACCTGCTGCTGGCCCTGCAAAAAGAGCAGAACATGGGCCTGGTGCTGATCACCCACGACCTCGCCGTGGTGGCCGAAACCGCCCAGCGCGTGTGCGTGATGTACGCCGGCCAGGCCGTGGAAGTCGGCCAGGTGCCGCAACTATTCGACATCCCCGCTCATCCTTACAGCGAAGCGCTGCTCAAGGCGATCCCCGAGCACAGCCTGGGCGCCACGCGCCTGGCAACATTGCCCGGCATCGTGCCTGGCCGCTACGACCGTCCGCAGGGTTGCCTGCTGTCGCCGCGCTGCCCATACGTGCAGGAAACCTGCCGCGCCCAGCGTCCGGGCCTCGATCCAAAAACCAACAGCCTCGCGCGTTGCTTCTACCCCTTGAACCAGGAGGTGGCGTAA
- a CDS encoding ABC transporter permease subunit, with product MFSFIARRLGLLIPTFFGITLLTFALIRMIPGDPVEVMMGERRVDPEMHAQAMERLGLNKPLYAQYLDYVGKLAQGDLGESLRTRTSVWTEFTALFPATLELSMAALLFAGILGLLAGVIAALKRGSLFDHGVMGISLAGYSMPIFWWGLILIMFFSVSLGWTPVSGRIDLLYDIEPRTGFMLIDTLLADEPDAFFDALHHLILPAIVLGTIPLAVIARMTRSSMLEVLREDYIRTAKAKGLSPTRVVFVHGLRNALIPVLTVVGLQVGTLLAGAVLTETIFSWPGIGKWLIEAIGARDYPVVQNGILLIACLVILVNFVVDILYGFANPRIRHQR from the coding sequence ATGTTTAGTTTTATTGCCCGCCGACTGGGGTTATTGATCCCCACGTTCTTCGGCATCACGTTGCTGACGTTTGCGTTGATACGCATGATTCCCGGCGACCCCGTAGAAGTCATGATGGGCGAACGCCGCGTCGACCCCGAGATGCACGCACAGGCAATGGAACGCCTTGGTCTTAACAAGCCGTTGTATGCGCAATACCTGGACTATGTCGGCAAGCTCGCCCAGGGCGACCTTGGCGAATCCCTGCGCACCCGTACCAGCGTGTGGACCGAGTTCACCGCCCTCTTCCCCGCGACCCTGGAACTGTCCATGGCCGCCCTGTTGTTCGCCGGTATCCTGGGCCTGTTGGCCGGGGTGATCGCGGCACTCAAGCGAGGATCCCTGTTCGACCATGGGGTGATGGGCATCTCCCTGGCGGGGTATTCGATGCCGATCTTCTGGTGGGGCCTGATCCTGATCATGTTCTTCTCGGTGAGCCTGGGCTGGACCCCGGTTTCCGGGCGCATCGACCTGCTCTACGACATCGAGCCGCGCACCGGCTTCATGCTGATCGACACCCTGCTGGCCGACGAGCCGGACGCGTTCTTCGACGCCCTGCACCACCTGATCCTGCCGGCCATCGTGCTCGGCACCATTCCGCTGGCGGTGATCGCGCGGATGACCCGTTCGTCGATGCTCGAAGTGCTGCGCGAAGACTACATCCGCACCGCCAAGGCCAAGGGCCTGTCGCCGACGCGCGTGGTGTTCGTACACGGCCTGCGCAACGCGCTGATCCCGGTATTGACCGTGGTCGGCCTGCAAGTCGGCACCCTGCTGGCCGGCGCGGTCCTGACCGAAACCATCTTCTCGTGGCCCGGCATCGGCAAATGGCTGATCGAAGCCATTGGCGCGCGGGACTACCCGGTGGTGCAGAACGGCATCCTGCTGATCGCCTGCCTGGTGATCCTGGTGAACTTCGTGGTGGATATCCTCTACGGCTTCGCCAACCCACGCATCCGTCACCAGCGCTGA
- a CDS encoding peptide chain release factor 3, with protein sequence MTHQAAEVAKRRTFAIISHPDAGKTTITEKLLLMGKAIAVAGTVKSRKSDRHATSDWMEMEKQRGISITTSVMQFPYRDHMVNLLDTPGHEDFSEDTYRTLTAVDSALMVLDGGKGVEPRTIALMDVCRLRDTPIVSFINKLDRDIRDPIELLDEIEAVLKIKAAPITWPIGCYRDFKGVYHLADDYIIVYTAGHGHERTDVKIIEKLDSDEARAHLGDEYDRFVDQLELVQGACHEFNQQEFLDGQLTPVFFGTALGNFGVDHVLDAVVDWAPRPLPRVANERTVEPVEEKFTGFVFKIQANMDPKHRDRIAFMRICSGKYEKGMKMRHVRTGKDVRIGDALTFFSSEREQLEEAYAGDIIGLHNHGTIQIGDTFTEGEALGFTGIPHFAPELFRRVRLRDPLKSKQLRQGLQQLAEEGATQVFFPERSNDIILGAVGVLQFDVVASRLKEEYKVECSYEPITVYSARWIECADKKKLEEFSNKAVENLALDGGGHLTYLAPTRVNLALMEERWPDVKFRATREHH encoded by the coding sequence ATGACCCACCAGGCCGCCGAAGTCGCGAAACGCCGCACTTTCGCCATTATTTCCCACCCCGATGCCGGTAAAACCACCATCACCGAGAAGCTCTTGCTGATGGGCAAGGCAATCGCAGTGGCCGGCACGGTGAAATCGCGCAAATCCGACCGCCATGCCACCTCCGACTGGATGGAAATGGAAAAGCAACGGGGTATCTCCATTACCACGTCGGTCATGCAATTCCCGTATCGCGACCACATGGTCAACCTGCTCGACACCCCGGGCCACGAAGACTTCTCCGAAGACACCTACCGCACCCTCACCGCGGTGGACTCGGCGCTGATGGTGCTGGACGGCGGTAAGGGCGTCGAGCCGCGCACCATCGCGCTGATGGACGTGTGCCGGCTGCGCGATACGCCGATCGTCAGCTTTATCAACAAACTCGACCGCGATATCCGCGACCCGATCGAGCTGCTCGACGAAATCGAAGCCGTATTGAAGATCAAGGCCGCGCCGATCACCTGGCCGATTGGTTGCTACCGCGACTTCAAAGGCGTGTATCACCTGGCCGACGATTACATCATCGTCTACACCGCCGGCCATGGTCACGAACGCACCGATGTGAAAATCATCGAGAAGCTCGACTCCGACGAAGCCCGCGCCCACCTGGGTGACGAGTACGACCGCTTCGTCGATCAGTTGGAGCTGGTGCAGGGCGCCTGCCATGAATTCAACCAACAGGAATTCCTCGACGGCCAGCTGACCCCAGTGTTCTTCGGGACCGCCCTGGGCAACTTCGGCGTCGACCATGTGCTCGACGCCGTGGTGGACTGGGCCCCGCGCCCGCTGCCACGGGTGGCCAACGAACGTACCGTGGAACCGGTGGAAGAGAAATTCACCGGCTTCGTGTTCAAGATCCAGGCGAACATGGACCCCAAGCACCGCGACCGTATCGCGTTCATGCGCATCTGCTCCGGCAAATACGAAAAAGGCATGAAGATGCGCCACGTGCGCACCGGCAAGGACGTGCGCATCGGCGACGCCCTGACGTTCTTCTCCTCCGAGCGTGAACAGCTCGAAGAAGCCTACGCCGGCGACATCATCGGCCTGCATAACCACGGCACCATCCAGATCGGCGACACCTTCACCGAAGGCGAAGCGCTGGGCTTTACCGGTATCCCGCACTTCGCCCCGGAACTGTTCCGCCGCGTGCGCCTGCGCGACCCGCTCAAATCCAAGCAACTGCGCCAAGGCTTGCAGCAACTGGCGGAAGAGGGCGCCACCCAGGTGTTCTTCCCCGAGCGCAGCAACGACATCATCCTCGGCGCCGTCGGTGTGCTGCAGTTCGATGTGGTCGCCAGCCGCTTGAAAGAGGAATACAAGGTCGAATGCTCCTACGAGCCGATCACCGTGTACTCCGCGCGCTGGATCGAATGCGCCGATAAGAAGAAGCTGGAAGAGTTCTCCAACAAGGCCGTGGAAAACCTCGCGCTCGATGGCGGTGGTCACCTGACCTACCTGGCGCCGACCCGGGTGAACCTGGCGTTGATGGAAGAGCGCTGGCCGGATGTGAAATTCCGTGCGACCCGTGAGCACCACTAA
- a CDS encoding ABC transporter permease subunit: MTTPTQVSAVDQSLLYPSPYKEFWQAFSKNKGAVAGLLFMLLIVFCAIFAPWVAPHNPSEQYRDFLLTPPAWLEGGQMQFLLGTDELGRDLLSRLIQGSRLSLLIGLSSVVMSLIPGILLGLFAGFFPRLLGPTIMRLMDIMLALPSLLLAVAIVAILGPGLINTVIAIAIVSLPSYVRLTRAAVMGELNRDYVTAARLAGAGLPRLMFITVLPNCMAPLIVQATLSFSSAILDAAALGFLGLGVQPPTPEWGTMLASARDYIERAWWVVSLPGLTILLSVLAINLMGDGLRDALDPKLKNAA, encoded by the coding sequence ATGACCACACCTACTCAAGTGTCAGCAGTCGATCAAAGCCTGCTGTACCCGTCCCCGTACAAAGAATTCTGGCAAGCCTTTTCCAAGAACAAAGGCGCGGTGGCCGGCCTGCTGTTCATGTTGCTGATTGTGTTCTGCGCGATCTTCGCCCCGTGGGTTGCGCCGCATAACCCCAGCGAGCAATACCGCGACTTCCTGCTCACCCCGCCGGCGTGGCTGGAAGGCGGGCAGATGCAGTTTCTGCTGGGCACCGACGAACTGGGCCGTGACCTGCTCTCGCGTCTGATCCAGGGTTCGCGCCTGTCATTGCTGATCGGTTTGTCGTCAGTGGTGATGTCGCTGATCCCGGGCATCCTCCTGGGTCTGTTCGCCGGGTTCTTCCCGCGCCTGCTGGGCCCGACCATCATGCGCCTGATGGACATCATGCTGGCGCTGCCGTCGCTGCTGCTGGCCGTGGCTATCGTCGCCATCCTCGGCCCTGGCCTGATCAACACCGTGATCGCTATCGCCATCGTGTCGCTGCCGTCCTACGTGCGTCTGACCCGCGCTGCCGTGATGGGCGAACTGAACCGTGACTACGTGACCGCCGCGCGCCTGGCCGGTGCCGGCCTGCCGCGCCTGATGTTCATCACCGTGCTACCCAACTGCATGGCGCCGCTGATCGTACAGGCCACCCTGAGTTTCTCCTCGGCGATCCTCGATGCCGCGGCCCTGGGCTTCCTCGGCCTTGGCGTACAACCGCCGACCCCGGAGTGGGGCACCATGCTGGCTTCGGCCCGTGACTACATCGAACGCGCCTGGTGGGTGGTGAGCCTGCCTGGTTTGACCATTTTGCTCAGCGTGCTGGCAATCAACTTGATGGGCGACGGCCTGCGCGATGCGCTGGACCCGAAACTCAAGAACGCCGCCTGA